The Chelonoidis abingdonii isolate Lonesome George chromosome 11, CheloAbing_2.0, whole genome shotgun sequence genomic interval tgccagtgtcccccactcccaacccgcagACCCTGTtcccctggccctgggctccccccagctctgccggtgccccccactcccaacccacagcccctgctagcccagccctggcccccccagctctgccggtgcccctcactcctgacccgcagacCCTGTTCCcttggccctgggctccccccagctctgccagtgccccccactcccaacctgcagcccctgctagctcagccctaggctccccccagctctgccggtgccccccactcccaacccgcagccccttttcccctggccctgggctccccccagctctgccagtgcccctcactcccaaccctcagccccctgctggtccagcccagcctggccttGTGCCCACAGGGAGAACAACGCCAAGCAGCCGAAGGAAGGGTCCGGGCCCATCTGTCACACTGGACGGAGCCagaggatggggggagaggtatTGACTGGAGCAGACATGGGCCCTGTTCCAGCCCCCGCAGGGCCCCTCCCGGCCAGGCTCAATCTGGGGACACACAAGGTTGGCATGGGCCAGGGGCGCCCTCTGCTGGGGCGACACTGGAACAGCACCTTGGGGACACATCTCCGTGGGGGGGGCAGAGCGGGAGCTAGGGCCTCCCGATGGGCCGAGAgccacctgccccccaccccgggagctgggggtgcggcaggggaGACTCATCCCCTCCCAGGGATATCGtcaccctcctgctggctgttctgTGCCCACAGAGCACCCACCGCGCTCAGcccttgtggcagtgagttccacaggctaaggcacttcgggggggggggcggcaggctgGGACTGGAATGAAAGCGATGCAGGGGGCAATCGCTGATTATGTTTCTACCCCCCCAAGTCAATGGCCCCCCCACCAGCCCACTGCTACACCCCCATAATCCTTTGCTGCAGAGGTCACCATGGCGAtccagggtgggtggggagaagagaaactCTCTCGGAAAAGCTGTTCATGCAAAAGGATCTTTATATGAAGGTGGGGTTGTTCAatgggagggcagagagagagacgaGGGGCAGAtctttggggagcaggaggccaAGGGGGCTCCCGCCCCCTCGCCAGCCCCCAGCGCCCCCATGGGGCCGGCGACGGGTCCAATTCCCACCCACCCCGGGGCTGAGCCCCCACGGACAGCATTGCAGGCACCCGCCCAGCCCCCAGGGGGCACCGGGGCCAGCCCCGGTCATCAGGGTCAatggcagagcaggggaaaggacccagaagtcctgcccccctcctcctgaAACAGACTAAAAACagccccccagaggggaaagggctcagggccccttccccaccccctgggccaagcccccccccacctcaccacATACCCTAGTTCTTCCAAAAGAGCCGCATGAAGCAGCTGAAATGTCCACACTGGGAAAGGGTCTGGGGGCACCAAATGGGGGGGGAGGCTTTCCTgtaacccccacccccctgatCCAAGGGCTGCCCCAGCACCACACCCGCAGCAGGGAGAGGATCTGTGCAGACCCCTAGAGCCCCGCCCCACGGCAGGGGGTCCATACGGCACCCAGCCCGTGGTGGGGGTCTGCCCACTCCCTAGAGCCCTGCCCCACGGCAGGGGGTCCATACAGCACCCACCCCGCAGCGGGCGGCCTCCCACTCCCTAGCGCTCCACCTCACGGCAGGGGTTCTGCCCGCTCCCTAGAGCCCCGCCCCATGCCAGGCGGTCCATACAGCACCCACCCTGCGGCGGGGGCCTGCTCGCTCCCTAGCACTCCACCCCGTAGCGGGCGAAGTGGCGCAGCAGcacgcccagctccaggtgcaCGGTGCCCGCGGCGACGGTCTGCAGGCGGTACCGGTCGGCCCCCGTGTAGATCAGGTCGCTGTTCAGCAGCTGGGGCCCCCCGCCCACAAAGAGCTGGGAGAGCCGCTCCTGCCACGAGCCCAGGGGCTGCCAGGTGACGCAGGCCAGCGCGTGCCAGCCCGGGCTGCACGGCACGTGGCAGAAGCCGTAGCCGTAGAGCTCCCTGCGCCCGAAGGGGTCCTGGTGCCAGACCTGCACGTGCAGCTTGGGCCAGCCTGACAGCAAGAGAGAGGGGACCCGTCAGTGCCAAGCCCCACTCTGCAAGCCAGGTGCCCCCTGCCCTATGCCCTgtccccaagccagccagtcctgccctggggctggatgggagccacCAGCGTTTCTCCATCGTGGGGACACTTCTGCAGCCGAGGACGAGGAGCTTCCGGAAGCGGGGAGGACAGATGGTTGCACCTGCCCCacctgggctctgcccccaccctggtcccacccccagctcaggcggggctgagggaaggggaagaaaagctCCAGGGGAGACGGAACTGGACAACAAACAACCTCTGGTGTCTCGCACAGCTGGGGGGAATTTCCTTCCACCGAGAGAAATTAATTCATGCCTGGCTAGGGCTGCCTTCCGCCCCTACCCGAGCCAGCGCTGCCTTCCCCGGCCTTGCCCCCCCCCGAGCCAGGgcatcctgccctgcccctccccgctcCTGTCTGGAACCCGCGgcctccccacaactcctgggCCACCAGCCCAGCGCACACCGGGGCTGGAACCCGCGACAGGCAGAACTTACCCTGCAGCCCCTTGGTGGCAAAATGCACGTCGATGGGGTGGGACCAGTAGGCCACATCACCCAGCTGGGGGTGATCCACCTGCGTCTGCCCCTCCCGCAGGCCGGAAAGCAGCTTCCAGGCgctacctgggggtggggggggaagagcgTAGTCAGTGAGGGGGGCAGAAGCTTCAGGAAGTGAGCACgcgagagctggggagagaacccaggcgtcctggctcccagccccccctcctcTCTAAccgccagcccccactcccctcccagagccgggagagaacccaggcgtcctggctccccgccccctgatCAGCCTCTGGCCTCTGCAGCGCTTTCCCCAGACCGTGGGCTGAGCCCCGCTCGCCCCCGGGGGCCCAGGGCCCGGCTGACCTGTGTGGATTCCCCACTTGCAGAagaggctgctgctggggaagccGCTGGCTCCCACGATCTGCCCGATGAGGTGCAGCTCGGCCATgggcctgcagcagggggagaACAAAGGGGGGGttagaaacagaacccaggtgtccggctccagcccctgccccccgctcTGACCACcgacccccactgccccccccggggagagaacccagggtgtccgctccagcccctgcccgctTCTGACCACCGACCCCACTGCCCCCCTGGGGAGAGAACCAGGTGTccgctccagcccctgcccccgctcGACCACcgacccccactgccccccccggGGAGAGAAACCCAGTGTccggctccagccctgccccccgcttgacaccccaccactgcctccccccggggagagaacccaggtgtccgcctccagcccctgccccgcctgACCACCCGACCCCACATTGCCCccccgggagagaacccaggcgtccggccccggccccggcccgcCCGCCCGCAGCGGAGGGCTCCGCGTTCTGTGCGCTGCCGACCGACGGctcgccccagaggtggctgcatcgcCGGGCGGGAGGGGGGGTACCCGCCACCCGCTCGCACCGGGGGGGGGTTGGAGCCACCGCGCGCATGCGCACTGCCCACGTCGCCGCTCCCCGGGCGCTACACCACCGCTAGCCACCGCCTGCCCCGGCCTCTCTCCAGCCGCCGCCGCCCACGGCAACCGAGGCGCGGGCCCCTCCCCCGACGAGCCGGATTGGCTGGTGGACGGGGCCACGTGACGACGTTAGGGGCGAAGTCCCGCCCAGGAAGGCGGAGGGGAGCGATTGTTGCGGCCATCTTGAGTGGGTCAAATGAAAGTCATCGCGAGCGCAGCGCCATGTGCGTGGGCATGAAGGACGGGGCCGCCTCACTGGGCGGGGCAAGGCCGTGGCGCAGCCATCTTGGAAGGGCCAGAGAGATTGACAagccgggggcagggctgggtctggtGGGAGCGCCAGGGCTGAGCTCAGCCCACCAGGCGCCCAGGTCCCCGCCCCCGGCCAGGGCCAGAGACTGATGGTTGAGCCTAGTCGGGGGGTGGGGTCGCCTTGTCTGGGCCCAAAACCCACGGCACCGCTTTCCGATGGGGGGGGGCTCCCTGAGGCCTTGCCGCACCTCGCTCCCCCGCAAGCCTCCGGTGCCAGGGGGGGGCTGACGTGTTACTGTGGggtgccctccccctccccagtgccccagtgccctgaccctcagctctccctgccctcccctccccagtgctcaCCCCCTCCCAGTGCCCTGACCCATCAGCTGCTCCCCCCGCATGCGCCCCCGCTCCCCAGTGCCCTGAATCCTCAGTGCTCCGCCGCTCAAAGAGCATTAATCTAGATGAGGTGCCGAAGAAGACCACGAGGGAAAATGACACAGGTCCTAATACACTGGGCCTCCTAAAACCATTGGGACAACCAGTGGACTCTAGAGAAGAGTTCACACTAATAGCAATATAAAAAGATCCTGGGGTATAGGTCCCAACCTCTGGGCTCACCAAGGCAGATCTCCACAACAACAACGCCCAGGAGAGGAAATATATTACCCATCGCTCCAGTGCCTGAGAGAACGtcccccaccagtgccctgaCCCTCTCAGCTGCTCCCAACCTACCCGNNNNNNNNNNNNNNNNNNNNNNNNNNNNNNNNNNNNNNNNNNNNNNNNNNNNNNNNNNNNNNNNNNNNNNNNNNNNNNNNNNNNNNNNNNNNNNNNNNNNNNNNNNNNNNNNNNNNNNNNNNNNNNNNNNNNNNNNNNNNNNNNNNNNNNNNNNNNNNNNNNNNNNNNNNNNNNNNNNNNNNNNNNNNNNNNNNNNNNNNNNNNNNNNNNNNNNNNNNNNNNNNNNNNNNNNNNNNNNNNNNNNNNNNNNNNNNNNNNCCCCCCCGCCCACCCCatggctgctccccctccccggcACCCTGGCCCTcagctgctccccccccccccaccccatggctgctccccctccccggcGCCCTGGCCCCGAATGCAAAGCGCTTTGCCTGGAGGGAGCTGGACTCTCAGGCCTCCCCTCAGCCACGTCCGCAGCCCCAGGGTGACCAGTAATAACCCTTCCAGGCTCAGGGACCCCCGAGAACTGGGGGCTGCACAGAGCCCTGTGGCAGAGGCTGCCAACGCCTCTTCCATCAGCCTGGTTTGTGTTTCAGTGTCCTCCCAAGCACCTgagagtgctggggggcagggagacagcCTGAgcgaaagggaaactgaggcgcagagaaATGGCACCTGCCTGAGGTCATGGTGGAAATAAGTGGCAGAaacagggatagaacccaggagtcctggctcccagccccctgctctaaccaccagcccccactcccctcccagagctgggatagtgtcacggactcacagattgtgcccactcGTGGCCCCATGTGGTCcgtggggggggggtgcccctttcagtgcgacagcccttcttgggggtccactctcGCTCGGGGTTAGGCCCTTCCTCCGCTCTAAGCCTCAGCAtgtctgtctctgctgtgggcccctcagggagtcccctcgctctggaCCCCCGGGAGTTCCACCCCCCGAAGGGCTTgatgccccactccccagccctgatctctaGCCAGGAGCGACTCAGCCAGTGtaacacaggagggtttattgagcgtttgaacccagcacaggaaactctcagggcctcaggcctggcctccctcagcccagcacatcccagtccccctgcagccaggtgggctctgcctgctccccccctccagcccagggcccccctgcttcccagctgggcctctgagACCCCAGGTCCCCTCTGTCCATCGTCTTTTCTCCAGGTAAACAGgatggcctgggtctcctctcctctccgccctcctctggctggaaccggctggtcaggtcaccagggtcctctccCCATGgcccattgtcccccactggccagaaccagctgtgactcctgagctgggccacctggtcaccaggtcaccaatcgctggggtctccatcctccaggccatcggccaGAGTCCCAGgttccctctccagtcctgtgtcccaacgaactccctctcccctcccctcgttaaaccagtaacacccagggacactgagtcccaccccctctgcatgcaaccccctggaaaacacagaaaaacccaAGAACCCCCCCCACTTCATGacagatagaacccaggagtcctggctcccagccccctgctttacccactgcccctccctgcagctcctccaggcATCCCTGGCACCGCTTTGCTTTCCCGCCCTGCGCGTTGACCCTTCGTGCCAGCGTTGCGCGGCTCCCGGGCTATTTCCAGCTGCCCATGTCTAACCCCCCCGGGATTATTTCCTGCCGCTCGCAATTAAACTAAAACGCCAACATGCAGCTACGACAACAAAGGCGCCtaacgccccccccccacctccatctgcTCCCTGCACAGAGCGAGGCTGCtgcgggagggggcaggggctggcggagggtgggggcagctggCTGGAGCCCAGTTCCCTTCCTGGCCTGGAGTCCtggccagccccaccctggggTGACGGCCAAGGGGGGCAGCCTACAGCGGTGGCCAGTTTGAACCCAGCCCAGGCCCAGGTCCTGGCGTCAGAGGCTGAGCTCACTGGGGCTCAGAGACCCACGGGCCCTGTCGGCACCATCACAGGACCctcagagcagggaggctggttGGGCTGTTCTCTGGAGACAGGCTCAGggaccagcagggctgggggggcccagggctgggctagcaggggctgcaggttgggagtgaggggcaccagcaaggctcgggggtgcagggctgggctggcagtggctgcaggtcgggagtgaggggctgtcacggagtcaccgggcgatgctctgaactgctccccaccaagccaggcaggactctggggagcctcctctcccttggagcagcctgtctgcagggcaagaagctcacacggcttcacctcctgggtctctccttggagcattcagcatccatTGCCtccgtgccgcttcccacagcaagaCGCAcgccagcagggtcctggggccACAGTTCCTGGCACCCCCTTTGCGTCAGACgttctctcagccagccagcacaaCGAGGTTTATTCGTATGGCAGGAAATGGTCCTAAACAGAGTTTGTAGTACGAGAACCAGACCCCTCTCGCCGGGGTCCATTTCTGGGCCGTGACccccctaggtctgcccttcactccttcgtccccagccagctccagctaaccccctccagccctcctctctgctcagcccctttcccggccaggaggtcactgtCCCTTTGTCGTCAACCCTCAGTTGGCACTTTGCAGAGGGGCCCAGCCATCACTTGTTAGGAGACAGAAGTCCCGCACTTTAcgggggcactggccccttcctctgcacatCCCACCCGTATCCACCACATCTGATATTAagactgcacaggggacactgaggccaCCAAAGCAGTATCAGAGAAACATAAGAACATTCCAGTCATCACAGGGCACCGCAGAgctgggggcccagggctgggctagcagaggctgCAGGTCGGGGGAGGGGTCACCGGCacgccagggccggctctagcaatttctcCGCCCCAATGCACGCGGAGCActgcgggggcgctctgccgcgcGCCGGTCCAACCGGCTCCGTGGACCTCCCACGAGGCTTCCCTGCGGGGGCCTGGTGTCGGCGGCTCCGGAtgcacctcctgcaggcgtgcatGCGAGCTTCACCGAGCTCGCGGGACAGCGGCCCTTCCACACGGGAAGCTGCGGCGAGGTCCCGTAGCCCCCTGCACCTCTCCGGCACCGGCGAGAGCGCCCCCGTGCATCCCCCGACACCGCTTGCTGCGCCTGTTGGCTGAGCTGGCacctgccaggcagggctgggctggcaaggGACTGCGGTCGGGGAGGAGGGCAAACGGCAGGGTGTGGTGGACCAGAGGCTGGCGTGGTCAGGGGCTGCAGGGCGGTGAGTGAGGGGCACTCAGGGCTGCAAGTGAGGACATCGCTCCAAAAGACAAACATAAGCAGAAGCaagaagaaagcaaaagaaaaaaaaaaaaaaggagtaaaaaaaaaaaaaagaaaaggaaaaaaataaaaaaaaaaaaaaggaaaaaaaaagaaaagaaaagaaggaaaaaaaaaaaagaaaagagaagaaaaaaaaaaaaaaaaaaaaaaaaaaaaaaggaaaaaggaaaagaaaaagaaagaaaaaaaaaaaaagagaataaagggaagtaaaaaaaaaaaaaaaaggaaaaaagaagacaaaagaagtaAAGAGGAAAAGTAGATAGAGTGAATGGGAAATGAGAAAAGagataaaagaaaagagaggagagGATAGGAGAGTAGGAAGAAAGATTAGTAGCAATAATTAATGCCGGCGTCGTGCTAGATCGGGTCCTAGGGCTGAAGGTGGGGGCTGTTCGCACCCGGAACAGCCTTTCAATAACTCAACACCCGTAGGCAGAAGAAGCTGGATTATAGAAGGAGCCAGTTCATTAGCTCCTCGAAGTGCCCGCCCCCCCTCCGTCTAACAACAGCCCCAGCTCTCACCTCgacctcccccctgctccccggcATCTCAcgggaggtgggggtgggctgTATAGCCCTCTTTCCAGGGGAAACtaggcacagagcagctggtgaCAGGCCAGGAATCAGTAGTCCCTGGGCCCAGTCTAGGCTctgccactaggccatgctgccatCTTCCCCTCCTGCCATGTGTTGTGGCTGACATGCCCCGGGGGGGCTGGAGGCATTACGGCCCCCAGGTGGCAACAGTGGTTCAGACCAGGCAAGTCCATCTCGACTGCACACCCTAGACACCCACCATCTCCATGCTCCCTGCAATGGGGGGTGCACGGGATGGGGCAGGCCCGGAAATCTGGCGGTGGAGGCAGCCACACACCGAGACCCGCCTCGCAGCCGTCTCGCTCCACGAGGGCTTTGCAGGCATGCACCGCAGCTGCCAACAGCTCAGCTGGGGCTCCAGGGCTAGATCCTGTGCTGGGGGGAGaacggggggggggagcagctgGTCGGCTGCCAGCGCTGCAGGGGGGGGCAAGGggtgagggagctggggggagtaAATATAGATGGCGGGTTGATGCTCCACCATGGCCAGGGTGATAGTGCCTGTGACACTCCTGACGTGAGCCCCAGTCTCCCACTCCCCGGCCAGGCCTGGGCCAGCGTCCCAGCACAGAGGGCGAAAACACCCCAAGATAGGGGGAGGTGGAACAGGGCGGGCCATCCCCACGCGGTCTGTGCAGCGACTGGCACATGGGTGGGGGGGTGTCCAGGCCTGGGGGCTACAGCTGCCCTAAATCAAATGGCAGTGCAGGTCCAGGCCCTGGTGTGCCTTCAGACCCCAAGTGGAGCGGTTCCCTGCCCCGCGACCAGGGACCACACCCCCCCACCATCTCGTTGGGCACCAGGCTCAGTGGACGTGCTGCTGCTGGGTCAGCCCCGTAACTACCCCCCCCCTCGAGGGCAAGCGAACAGAGACCCATCAAGCCCGCCCTGGCAAGCCAACGTGCCTTCACTCCCACCTGCACCTCCTAGCCCAGCCCCGGCCAACCATTCCCCCCTTAACAGTATGCCTGTGCCCTCACTCAACGCAGCTCTGCGGCCCGGCCCTGGCACCGACTTCCCCCTTATCTCTACGCCGGTGCCCCtcctcccaacctgcagcctgctatgccagccctgctgtgcccctcATCCGTCTCCACAACCTCTACCGCCGGCCCAACCCAC includes:
- the B9D2 gene encoding B9 domain-containing protein 2, which gives rise to MAELHLIGQIVGASGFPSSSLFCKWGIHTGSAWKLLSGLREGQTQVDHPQLGDVAYWSHPIDVHFATKGLQGWPKLHVQVWHQDPFGRRELYGYGFCHVPCSPGWHALACVTWQPLGSWQERLSQLFVGGGPQLLNSDLIYTGADRYRLQTVAAGTVHLELGVLLRHFARYGVEC